From Lasioglossum baleicum chromosome 2, iyLasBale1, whole genome shotgun sequence, a single genomic window includes:
- the LOC143218329 gene encoding zinc finger matrin-type protein 2: MSMRPDDHRRKWNREEYERIALQRLQDEIAEEELGIPKQPAVKRELLKQRDYKVDLESKLGKSVVINKNTPSSQTGGYYCNVCDCVVKDSINFLDHINGTKHQRNLGMSMKIERSTLEQVKARFAMNKKKLEEKKKDYDLEQRVKELKEEEEKIKEYRKEKRKDKKRKIEEVNDDNGGPSDEMAAIMGFSGFGSKKK, translated from the exons ATGTCCATG CGTCCGGATGATCACAGGCGAAAATGGAACAGGGAAGAGTACGAAAGGATAGCGCTTCAACGTCTTCAGGATGAGATCGCGGAAGAGGAGCTAGGAATTCCAAAACAACCAGCTGTGAAACGGGAGTTGTTAAAACAAAGAGATTATAAAGTAGACCTCGAGTCAAAATTAGGAAAGAGTgttgttattaacaaaaatacaCCGTCTTCCCAAACCGGAGG GTACTACTGTAATGTCTGCGATTGCGTTGTCAAGGATTCGATTAATTTCTTGGACCACATCAATGGAACAAAAC ATCAACGTAATCTGGGCATGTCGATGAAGATAGAACGTTCCACATTAGAACAAGTGAAAGCCCGCTTTGCGATGAATAAGAAGAAGttggaagaaaagaagaaagactaTGATTTAGAACAGAGAGTGAAAGAGTTAAAGGAAGAG GAAGAGAAGATTAAGGAGTACAGAAAGGAAAAGAGGAAAGACAAGAAGagaaaaatcgaagaagttAACGACGACAATGGTGGACCTTCGGATGAAATGGCGGCGATAATGGGCTTTTCGGGCTTCGGATCAAAGAAAAAGTGA